In a genomic window of Amycolatopsis japonica:
- a CDS encoding ESX secretion-associated protein EspG produces the protein MAERADFALGTVEATVVGRALGVDARLFPLRVQNTSIDPERYSAIIRKVYTDLERRRLSIDGELNQAVRTAFALLGNHRITVSINGIDGIGQDIAVLALTDGRQALGITQAHGEDLLQFALFDDEELVEVLSGVLPRMRPASTGRRTLVQKEERAVSAMAARRQAEAEFDEEETDAFGNLQFTGVVRARPETAAPRNDESDVEVLEKVLSGTRLGGGYIIVSGIGRRGERLRSTPLSWLDTEDGRYLIRTETDEASGAVIGHYDPASQSGVANAIRDAIADIY, from the coding sequence ATGGCTGAGCGAGCCGATTTCGCGCTGGGGACGGTCGAGGCGACAGTGGTCGGGCGGGCGCTTGGCGTCGATGCCCGCTTGTTTCCCTTGCGCGTCCAGAACACTTCGATCGACCCGGAGCGGTACTCCGCGATCATCCGGAAGGTCTATACCGATCTCGAACGGCGCCGCCTGTCGATCGACGGCGAGCTGAACCAGGCCGTCCGCACCGCGTTCGCGCTGCTCGGGAACCACCGGATCACCGTTTCGATCAACGGTATCGACGGTATCGGCCAGGACATCGCCGTCCTCGCGCTCACCGACGGCAGGCAGGCGCTCGGCATCACGCAGGCCCACGGCGAAGACCTCCTGCAGTTCGCGCTCTTCGACGACGAAGAGCTGGTCGAGGTCCTCTCCGGGGTCCTGCCGCGGATGCGCCCCGCGTCGACCGGCCGCCGCACGCTCGTGCAGAAGGAGGAGCGCGCCGTCTCCGCGATGGCCGCGCGCCGCCAGGCCGAAGCCGAGTTCGACGAGGAAGAGACCGACGCGTTCGGCAACCTCCAGTTCACCGGCGTCGTCCGCGCCCGGCCGGAGACCGCGGCGCCGCGCAACGACGAGAGCGACGTCGAGGTCCTGGAGAAGGTGCTGTCCGGGACCCGCCTCGGCGGTGGCTACATCATCGTGAGCGGGATCGGCCGCCGCGGCGAACGGCTCCGGTCGACGCCGTTGAGCTGGCTCGACACCGAAGACGGCCGGTACCTGATCCGGACCGAGACCGACGAGGCCTCCGGCGCCGTGATCGGGCACTACGACCCGGCCAGTCAATCGGGCGTGGCGAACGCGATCCGGGACGCCATCGCGGACATCTACTGA
- a CDS encoding ATP-binding protein, with the protein MWLATPRPTSVSVRAGSTALVGRDVEVSAIVKILLRRPAAVLIEGEPGMGRSRLLEELAGRREFASARVLSGACQPMREPFPFGPVLEALRSAGDRPLGPLSPVAGVLRPLLPELAESLPPQPEPLADPCAERHRQFRAVRELLIACGPALVLIDDLQWADEGTRDLLRFLAAAMPAELAVVAAYRTGSPSGHGAGIPFRTPPNVQTARVTLGPLDLDAVGKLAEELLDLPRVSAPFTAKLHESTAGIPFVVEETLRALRDAAGRLPIGEVLGDRLLESLEVPISLREAITERLDALPEPAVRLARAAAVLAVPSEPAVIGELACLDGDALRTALLSTLDGGVLGELGGDRYGFRHPLARKAVYDTISGPERTLLHSRAIKVLAEQPAPPLTLLANHSRAAGRTGQWRHYAEAAADEAIAHGDTSRAIDLLQSVLAEAGLGEDDVARLATKLSQVALRGFRPDVIETLERILEDLTDLRPSVRGTIRLSLGMLLVRTIGRLGRGRVEVEKAITELVDEPELAARGINLLAQPIDGLTPLSWHEVWMDRAREVFDRIEDPELRLALLGDRISTQAHIGDGSAWTEFTELADQGGGVAERVQLARMWCNLADAQSWAGHLARAEKLVTEGIRRATDAGALYAAGLAQGTRVRLDWVRGDWSGLAEATEQLRDGYPDLGPIVMECSLVLGGLAAVRGEFAAAQRHLTAASVHAPEHGPIPVVLSAAGVLIRVLLATDDVDGACAAADNAVAAARRKGVWVWAAALVPAAAEAYTRAGRWSEADAVVEEFARGVDGKDSPVSRVALLAGRAILLDARGKHPAAATVFDEAAAGYEALPMPYQAIGARERAALCRLTAGRLTAGRLDAGDRKAIEELAAAAEAYERLGATRDAGRCRHLLREHGAWAPSQRGRRGYGQELSPRELEVARMLSDGRTNREIADGLFLSPRTVEQHVAKVLRKLGARSRTDVARRMTTYAPAAADR; encoded by the coding sequence ATGTGGCTTGCCACCCCTCGCCCGACCTCGGTTTCGGTCCGCGCCGGATCGACGGCATTAGTGGGCCGCGACGTCGAGGTCTCGGCGATCGTGAAGATCCTGCTGCGCCGTCCCGCCGCCGTGCTGATCGAAGGCGAACCCGGGATGGGCCGCAGCAGGCTGCTCGAAGAGCTGGCCGGGCGCCGCGAGTTCGCGTCCGCCCGGGTGCTCTCGGGCGCCTGCCAGCCGATGCGCGAGCCGTTCCCGTTCGGGCCGGTGCTCGAAGCGCTGCGCTCGGCGGGCGACCGGCCGCTCGGACCGCTCAGTCCGGTGGCCGGGGTGCTGAGACCCTTGCTGCCCGAACTGGCGGAAAGCCTTCCGCCCCAACCGGAACCGCTCGCCGACCCATGCGCCGAACGCCACCGTCAGTTCCGTGCCGTCCGTGAACTCCTGATCGCCTGCGGGCCCGCGCTCGTCTTGATCGACGACCTCCAGTGGGCCGACGAAGGCACCCGCGACCTCTTGCGTTTCCTCGCCGCCGCGATGCCCGCCGAGCTGGCCGTCGTCGCGGCCTACCGGACCGGTTCCCCCTCCGGGCACGGTGCCGGCATCCCGTTCCGCACCCCGCCGAACGTCCAGACCGCCCGCGTGACGCTGGGCCCCCTCGATCTCGACGCCGTCGGGAAGCTCGCGGAGGAACTGCTGGACCTGCCGAGGGTTTCCGCGCCGTTCACCGCGAAGCTCCACGAAAGCACCGCCGGGATCCCGTTCGTGGTCGAGGAGACACTGCGGGCGCTGCGGGACGCGGCGGGACGGCTGCCGATCGGCGAGGTGCTGGGCGACCGGCTGCTGGAAAGCCTGGAAGTCCCGATCTCCCTGCGTGAGGCCATCACCGAACGGCTCGACGCGCTGCCGGAACCCGCCGTCCGGCTCGCCCGCGCGGCGGCGGTGCTCGCCGTCCCCTCCGAACCGGCCGTGATCGGTGAACTCGCGTGCCTCGACGGCGACGCCCTCCGCACCGCCCTGTTGTCCACTTTGGACGGCGGAGTGCTCGGCGAACTCGGCGGCGACCGCTACGGCTTCCGGCATCCCTTGGCCCGCAAGGCCGTCTACGACACGATCAGCGGCCCGGAACGGACTTTGCTGCATTCACGCGCCATCAAGGTGCTCGCCGAGCAGCCCGCCCCGCCGCTGACCCTGCTGGCGAACCATTCGCGCGCGGCGGGCCGGACCGGGCAATGGCGCCACTACGCCGAAGCCGCCGCCGACGAGGCCATCGCCCACGGCGACACCTCACGCGCCATCGACCTGCTCCAGTCCGTGCTGGCCGAGGCCGGACTCGGCGAGGACGACGTCGCGCGGTTGGCCACGAAGCTCAGCCAGGTCGCGCTGCGCGGGTTCCGCCCGGACGTCATCGAGACACTGGAGCGGATCCTCGAAGACCTCACCGACCTGCGCCCGAGCGTGCGCGGGACGATCCGGCTCAGCCTCGGGATGCTGCTGGTCCGCACGATCGGGCGGCTCGGCCGCGGCCGGGTCGAGGTGGAGAAGGCGATCACCGAACTGGTCGACGAGCCGGAGCTGGCCGCGCGCGGGATCAATCTGCTCGCCCAGCCGATCGACGGGCTGACCCCGCTGTCCTGGCACGAGGTCTGGATGGACCGGGCCCGGGAGGTCTTCGACCGGATCGAAGACCCGGAACTGCGCCTCGCGCTGCTCGGCGACCGGATCTCCACTCAGGCGCATATCGGCGACGGCTCGGCCTGGACCGAGTTCACCGAACTGGCCGACCAGGGCGGCGGGGTGGCCGAACGGGTCCAGCTGGCCAGGATGTGGTGCAACCTCGCCGACGCGCAGTCCTGGGCCGGGCATCTGGCCAGGGCGGAAAAGCTGGTCACGGAAGGGATCCGCCGCGCGACCGACGCGGGCGCGCTCTACGCCGCCGGCCTCGCGCAGGGCACCAGGGTCCGGCTCGACTGGGTGCGCGGCGACTGGTCCGGCCTCGCGGAGGCCACCGAGCAGCTCCGCGACGGCTATCCCGACCTGGGCCCGATCGTCATGGAATGCTCGCTCGTCCTCGGCGGGCTGGCCGCCGTGCGCGGGGAATTCGCCGCCGCGCAACGACATCTGACCGCGGCGAGCGTGCACGCGCCGGAGCACGGGCCCATCCCGGTCGTCCTCTCGGCGGCGGGCGTCCTGATCCGGGTGCTCCTCGCGACGGACGACGTCGACGGGGCGTGCGCGGCGGCCGACAACGCCGTCGCGGCGGCCCGGCGCAAGGGTGTCTGGGTGTGGGCGGCGGCGCTCGTCCCCGCCGCCGCCGAGGCCTACACGCGGGCCGGGCGCTGGTCGGAGGCGGACGCCGTGGTCGAGGAATTCGCCCGCGGCGTCGACGGCAAGGATTCGCCGGTCTCCCGGGTCGCACTACTCGCCGGCCGGGCGATCCTGCTCGACGCGCGTGGCAAACATCCCGCCGCGGCAACGGTTTTCGACGAGGCCGCGGCCGGTTACGAAGCGCTGCCGATGCCCTATCAGGCGATCGGCGCCCGCGAGCGGGCGGCGCTGTGCCGTCTAACTGCGGGCCGCCTGACCGCCGGCCGACTCGACGCGGGCGACCGCAAGGCGATCGAGGAGCTCGCGGCGGCCGCGGAGGCCTACGAGCGGCTCGGCGCGACCAGGGACGCCGGCCGCTGCCGCCACCTGCTCCGGGAACACGGCGCGTGGGCGCCCTCGCAGCGGGGGCGGCGCGGCTACGGCCAGGAGCTCTCGCCCCGCGAACTCGAGGTCGCGCGCATGCTTTCCGACGGACGCACGAATCGGGAGATAGCGGACGGATTGTTCCTTTCGCCGCGTACGGTCGAACAGCACGTCGCGAAAGTCCTGCGGAAACTGGGCGCCCGTTCGCGGACCGACGTGGCCCGCCGGATGACGACCTACGCCCCCGCGGCGGCCGACCGGTAA
- a CDS encoding S1 family peptidase: MKITKLLGVAATAALATGALVTGTPAAATSNTLLNAEMVPALQRDLGLTADQALARIQSETAAGTLEQALASALAGSFGGASYNEATGKLRVGVTDAAKLGQVLASGAEAELVRFSAAQLDSTVDRLNASERAADGAITGWGVDTKTNRVTVNVLPGKSGVVDSYLEKAKVDKTAVSVVETTSVPTLKYDVRGGDAYYINSSSRCSIGFSVNGGFLTAGHCGPGTVTGSNRVAMGSFARVSFPTNDYGHVRVNSNWTPRGIINNGTRVSGSTVAATGASVCKSGSTTGWTCGTVGAKNQTVRYAEGTVYGMTATNVRSQAGDSGGSFIAGNQAQGMLSGGNSSVTYFFPVRPALSATGTSLVLG, translated from the coding sequence ATGAAGATCACGAAGCTCCTCGGTGTGGCCGCCACGGCAGCACTGGCCACCGGCGCGCTCGTCACGGGTACCCCCGCGGCAGCGACCTCGAACACTCTGCTCAACGCCGAGATGGTCCCCGCCCTGCAACGGGACCTCGGCCTGACCGCCGACCAGGCACTCGCCCGGATCCAGAGCGAGACCGCCGCCGGCACGCTCGAACAGGCGCTCGCCTCGGCGCTCGCCGGCAGCTTCGGCGGCGCGAGCTACAACGAGGCCACCGGCAAGCTCCGCGTCGGCGTGACGGACGCGGCGAAACTCGGCCAAGTCCTCGCCAGCGGCGCGGAGGCCGAACTGGTCCGCTTCTCGGCCGCCCAGCTCGATTCCACTGTGGACAGACTGAACGCGAGTGAGCGCGCGGCGGACGGCGCGATCACCGGCTGGGGCGTGGACACCAAGACCAACCGGGTGACGGTGAACGTCCTGCCGGGCAAGAGCGGCGTCGTCGACTCGTACCTGGAGAAGGCCAAGGTGGACAAGACCGCCGTCTCGGTGGTCGAGACCACTTCGGTGCCGACCCTCAAGTACGACGTCCGCGGCGGTGACGCCTACTACATCAACAGCTCTTCGCGCTGCTCGATCGGCTTCTCGGTCAACGGCGGCTTCCTCACCGCCGGGCACTGCGGCCCGGGCACGGTGACCGGCTCGAACCGGGTCGCGATGGGCTCGTTCGCCCGCGTCAGCTTCCCGACCAACGACTACGGACACGTCCGGGTCAACAGCAACTGGACGCCGCGCGGCATCATCAACAACGGCACCCGGGTGAGCGGCTCGACCGTCGCCGCCACCGGCGCTTCGGTCTGCAAGTCGGGCTCGACCACCGGCTGGACCTGCGGCACCGTCGGCGCCAAGAACCAGACCGTCCGCTACGCCGAAGGCACGGTCTACGGCATGACCGCCACCAACGTCCGCTCGCAGGCCGGCGACTCCGGCGGCTCGTTCATCGCGGGCAACCAGGCGCAGGGCATGCTGTCCGGCGGCAACAGCTCGGTGACCTACTTCTTCCCGGTCCGGCCGGCGTTGTCCGCGACCGGGACCTCCCTGGTCCTGGGCTGA
- a CDS encoding SsgA family sporulation/cell division regulator, which translates to MHTDAIHQSQFVLLNNSSTPVLSRLSFHAGEPFAVTVSFRTERGRWVEWTFARELLVTGLTDPAGLGDVRVRPDLSEDEAMLTLEIESPDGYASFELEREDVETFLESTYDLVPLGSESEHFDVEALIEEISNV; encoded by the coding sequence GTGCACACCGACGCAATTCACCAGAGCCAGTTCGTTCTGCTGAACAACAGCAGCACGCCCGTTCTCTCCCGCCTGTCCTTCCACGCCGGCGAACCGTTCGCGGTCACCGTGTCGTTCCGGACCGAGCGCGGCCGGTGGGTCGAGTGGACCTTCGCGCGTGAGCTGCTCGTCACCGGCCTCACCGATCCCGCCGGGCTCGGCGACGTCCGCGTCCGCCCCGACCTCTCCGAGGACGAGGCGATGCTGACGCTCGAAATCGAGTCACCCGACGGTTATGCGTCGTTCGAGCTGGAACGCGAGGACGTGGAGACGTTCCTCGAGTCCACTTACGACCTGGTCCCGCTCGGGTCCGAGAGCGAGCACTTCGACGTCGAAGCGCTGATCGAGGAGATCAGCAACGTCTGA
- a CDS encoding Lrp/AsnC family transcriptional regulator, with translation MHTPDLDRLDVAILACLQSDARTIAEHIGAKVGLSAAAVQRRIKRLREAGVIEREVAVLSPAALGLSMTFVVMVEMERENLAVLDGFRRQVLADDNVQQCYYVTGNADFVLVVTCRDMADFETFTRRMFFDNPNVRHFTTSVAMDRVKTGLSLPLEP, from the coding sequence GTGCACACACCCGACCTCGACCGCCTGGACGTCGCCATCCTCGCCTGCCTGCAGTCCGACGCCCGCACGATCGCCGAGCACATCGGCGCGAAGGTGGGCCTGTCGGCGGCGGCCGTGCAGCGGCGGATCAAGCGGCTGCGCGAGGCCGGGGTGATCGAACGCGAGGTCGCGGTGCTGTCGCCGGCGGCGCTCGGGCTGTCGATGACGTTCGTGGTGATGGTCGAGATGGAGCGGGAGAACCTCGCGGTGCTCGACGGGTTCCGCCGTCAGGTGCTCGCGGACGACAACGTCCAGCAGTGCTACTACGTCACCGGCAACGCCGACTTCGTGCTCGTGGTGACCTGCCGGGACATGGCGGATTTCGAGACGTTCACGCGGCGGATGTTCTTCGACAACCCGAACGTGCGGCACTTCACGACGTCGGTGGCGATGGACCGGGTCAAGACCGGGCTGTCCCTGCCGCTGGAGCCCTGA
- a CDS encoding beta-ketoacyl-ACP synthase III encodes MADLSFPPRKDFLVPSSQVAVLAGLGSWLPPRVVGNEEIAQRLDTSDEWIRSRTGIAERRVVDPGTSTVDLAVEAGRRALTSAGETEADAVVLATSTADQLCPASAPQVATKLGLNGVAAFDVNAVCSGFVYGLATGAGLIAAGVARRVLVIGADAFTSLVDPEDRGTVPIFGDGAGAVLLRAGDPDELGALGPFDLHSEGELAELLWVEAGGAKNRRSDDPRDHYLVMQGQTVFRHACARMAESARAVVGAAGWAVGDIDRFIGHQANIRILQTCAKQLGLAEDVMYSNIEKVGNTSAASIPIALADAAKEGALQPGHRVVMGAFGAGLTWGSTLLRWPDVIPG; translated from the coding sequence ATGGCAGACCTCTCATTTCCCCCGCGAAAGGATTTCTTGGTGCCCTCATCTCAGGTGGCCGTTCTCGCCGGTCTCGGCTCTTGGCTGCCTCCGCGCGTGGTGGGCAACGAGGAGATCGCCCAGCGGCTGGACACCTCCGATGAGTGGATCCGCTCGCGGACCGGCATCGCCGAGCGCCGGGTCGTCGATCCCGGGACGTCCACTGTGGATCTCGCCGTCGAGGCGGGGCGACGGGCGCTGACCTCGGCGGGGGAGACCGAGGCGGACGCGGTCGTGCTGGCGACGTCGACCGCCGACCAGCTGTGCCCGGCCAGCGCGCCGCAGGTCGCGACGAAGCTCGGGCTGAACGGTGTCGCCGCCTTCGACGTCAACGCCGTGTGCAGCGGGTTCGTCTACGGGCTCGCCACCGGCGCCGGGCTGATCGCCGCCGGTGTCGCGCGGCGGGTGCTGGTGATCGGCGCCGACGCCTTCACCTCGCTCGTCGACCCCGAGGACCGCGGCACGGTGCCGATCTTCGGCGACGGCGCGGGCGCCGTCCTGCTGCGCGCGGGCGACCCGGACGAACTCGGCGCGCTCGGCCCGTTCGACCTGCACAGCGAAGGCGAACTGGCGGAACTGCTCTGGGTCGAGGCCGGTGGCGCGAAGAACCGCCGCTCGGACGACCCGCGTGACCACTATCTGGTGATGCAGGGCCAGACCGTCTTCCGGCACGCCTGCGCGCGCATGGCCGAATCGGCGCGCGCTGTGGTCGGCGCCGCGGGCTGGGCGGTCGGCGACATCGACCGGTTCATCGGGCACCAGGCGAACATCCGCATCCTGCAGACCTGCGCGAAGCAGCTCGGGCTCGCCGAGGACGTGATGTACTCGAACATCGAGAAGGTGGGCAACACGAGCGCGGCGTCCATCCCGATCGCGCTGGCCGACGCGGCCAAGGAGGGCGCGCTCCAGCCTGGGCACCGCGTCGTGATGGGGGCGTTCGGGGCCGGGCTGACCTGGGGTTCGACGTTGCTGCGCTGGCCGGACGTCATTCCGGGCTGA
- a CDS encoding adenylate/guanylate cyclase domain-containing protein, translating to MSSRFRLVLRTSLGFAALGVGSSVCGAGVVALLLLLQGLPSEVGDRGWILGVTAAGIVALSLIVGTVWTAWLQRRTAVWFVFGRPPTKAEAERALRLPIDMGIVSGTLWLIGTIVLGSLARVLGSWMDALGMALVIGLGGLTTVGLTYLAAEWVARPVMTIALKVTPPKGTLKVTVLTRVVVTWSLASGVPFLGVLLVATPPDLGQGDHVASLIMLSVIGLGVGAIGTGLLAKAVATPLHRLRIALDEIARGNKEVVVEVDDSSEIGLLQTSVNDLAAGLREQERMRDLFGRHVGDEVARHALEYGASLSGDVREVTALFVDVVDSTALASRTPPEDLVKMLNRFFTSVVHAVGARGGLVNKFQGDAALCVFGAPTRLADAPTAALSAARAIRDAVQETGELDLGIGVASGRVFAGQLGTSSRFEYTVIGDAVNEAARLTEYAKAADGRILASEAVLKAALESERSHWEPYAELELRGRQEPTHAWAALSPE from the coding sequence ATGTCGAGCCGGTTCCGGCTGGTGCTCAGGACCAGTCTCGGCTTCGCCGCGCTCGGCGTCGGATCCAGTGTGTGCGGCGCCGGTGTCGTGGCGTTGCTGCTGCTCCTGCAGGGCCTTCCGAGCGAGGTCGGCGATCGCGGCTGGATCCTCGGCGTCACCGCGGCCGGGATCGTGGCGCTGTCGCTGATCGTCGGCACCGTGTGGACGGCATGGCTGCAGCGGCGCACGGCGGTCTGGTTCGTCTTCGGCCGCCCGCCGACGAAGGCCGAGGCCGAGCGGGCGCTCCGGCTCCCGATCGACATGGGGATCGTGAGCGGCACGCTCTGGCTGATCGGCACGATCGTGCTCGGTTCACTCGCGCGGGTGCTCGGGTCCTGGATGGACGCGCTCGGGATGGCGCTGGTCATCGGGCTCGGTGGGTTGACGACGGTCGGCCTCACCTATCTCGCCGCGGAATGGGTCGCCCGGCCGGTGATGACGATCGCGCTCAAGGTGACGCCGCCGAAGGGGACGCTCAAGGTCACCGTGCTGACCAGGGTGGTCGTCACCTGGTCGCTGGCGAGCGGGGTCCCGTTCCTCGGCGTGCTGCTGGTGGCCACGCCGCCGGATCTCGGCCAGGGCGACCACGTCGCGAGCCTGATCATGCTTTCGGTGATCGGGCTGGGCGTCGGCGCGATCGGGACGGGCCTGCTCGCGAAGGCCGTCGCGACCCCGCTGCACCGCCTGCGGATAGCGCTCGACGAGATCGCCCGCGGCAACAAGGAGGTCGTGGTCGAGGTCGACGACTCCAGCGAGATCGGCCTGCTGCAGACGTCGGTCAACGACCTCGCCGCCGGGCTGCGCGAGCAGGAACGGATGCGGGACCTCTTCGGCAGGCACGTCGGGGACGAGGTCGCGCGGCACGCGCTCGAGTACGGCGCCTCCCTTTCGGGTGATGTGCGCGAGGTGACGGCGCTGTTCGTGGACGTCGTCGATTCGACGGCCTTGGCGAGCCGCACCCCGCCCGAAGACCTGGTGAAGATGCTCAACCGGTTCTTCACCAGCGTGGTGCACGCGGTCGGGGCGCGGGGCGGGCTGGTCAACAAGTTCCAGGGTGACGCCGCGCTCTGCGTCTTCGGCGCCCCGACCCGGCTCGCGGACGCGCCGACGGCCGCGCTTTCGGCCGCGCGGGCGATCCGGGACGCGGTCCAGGAGACCGGCGAGCTCGACCTCGGCATCGGCGTCGCGAGCGGCCGGGTCTTCGCCGGTCAGCTGGGCACCAGCAGCCGGTTCGAGTACACCGTCATCGGCGACGCGGTGAACGAGGCCGCGCGCCTGACCGAGTACGCGAAAGCCGCCGACGGCCGGATCCTGGCGAGCGAAGCGGTGCTCAAAGCGGCCTTGGAGAGCGAGCGCTCGCACTGGGAGCCGTACGCGGAACTGGAGCTTCGCGGGCGTCAAGAACCGACGCACGCCTGGGCGGCGCTCAGCCCGGAATGA
- a CDS encoding FBP domain-containing protein, with protein sequence MEPLGQDEIRASFVNCTRGEAKGVTLPARPEEIPWEKREFLGWRDPKAAARAYLVLPYRGETVGLSLRAAPRPKGRVLLSNMCGLCTTTHPLSDIALFSGRRAGKLGREGNTLGIYACANLACSQYIRGELKSDVPQPAETLSLEERVFRLEDKLHRFVERVLESR encoded by the coding sequence ATGGAACCGTTGGGCCAGGACGAGATCAGAGCGTCCTTCGTGAACTGCACCCGAGGCGAGGCCAAGGGAGTCACGCTGCCCGCCCGGCCCGAAGAGATCCCTTGGGAGAAAAGGGAATTCCTCGGCTGGCGCGATCCGAAGGCCGCCGCGCGGGCGTATCTCGTGCTGCCGTACCGCGGGGAGACCGTCGGGCTTTCCCTGCGCGCCGCGCCCCGGCCGAAGGGCCGTGTGCTGCTGAGCAACATGTGCGGCCTGTGCACGACGACACATCCGCTGTCCGACATCGCGCTGTTCTCCGGCCGCCGCGCCGGGAAGCTGGGGCGCGAGGGCAACACGCTCGGCATCTACGCGTGCGCGAATCTGGCGTGCAGCCAGTACATCCGCGGCGAGCTGAAGTCGGACGTGCCGCAGCCGGCGGAAACGCTGTCGCTCGAAGAACGCGTCTTCCGGCTGGAGGACAAGCTGCACCGGTTCGTGGAGCGGGTACTCGAGTCACGCTGA
- a CDS encoding class I SAM-dependent methyltransferase, with the protein MEKVRFTEEKATMLATLYGRALDARGERPILGDKAADEAVKQIDYDFASLGVNADMGLTVALRAKPMDEWAASFLREHPDATVVQLGCGMDSRVYRVDPPPTVRWFDVDYPEVVDLRARLYPERDGYRTIGSSVTDFGWIDEIPSDKPGLVIAEGLTMYLRPSEGEELLRRLIAHFPQGGEMVFDIFSRLGIKLQKLNPVVRKANATLYWGIDEISELERLGLTLVSKLDSTDYATPEVKDRLSGSMRAQLWFAGLFPAFKKMGRILRMRF; encoded by the coding sequence GTGGAGAAGGTCCGGTTCACCGAAGAGAAGGCGACGATGCTCGCCACGTTGTACGGCCGGGCGCTCGACGCCCGCGGCGAGCGGCCGATCCTCGGCGACAAGGCCGCCGACGAGGCCGTCAAGCAGATCGACTACGACTTCGCCTCGCTGGGCGTGAACGCCGACATGGGGCTCACCGTCGCGCTGCGCGCCAAGCCGATGGACGAATGGGCCGCGTCGTTCCTCCGGGAGCACCCGGACGCGACCGTCGTCCAGCTCGGCTGCGGGATGGACAGCCGCGTGTACCGCGTCGACCCGCCGCCCACGGTGCGGTGGTTCGACGTCGACTACCCCGAGGTCGTCGACCTGCGCGCCCGGCTCTATCCCGAACGGGACGGCTACCGGACCATCGGCTCGTCGGTGACGGACTTCGGCTGGATCGACGAGATCCCGTCGGACAAACCCGGTCTGGTGATCGCGGAGGGGCTGACGATGTACCTGCGGCCGTCCGAAGGCGAGGAATTGCTGCGGCGGCTGATCGCGCATTTCCCGCAGGGCGGCGAAATGGTCTTCGACATCTTCAGCAGGCTGGGGATCAAACTGCAGAAGCTGAATCCCGTTGTCCGCAAAGCCAACGCGACGCTGTACTGGGGCATCGACGAGATTTCCGAATTGGAGCGGCTCGGGCTGACGCTGGTGTCCAAACTCGATTCGACGGATTACGCGACACCTGAGGTGAAGGACCGGCTCTCCGGGTCGATGCGGGCGCAGCTGTGGTTCGCGGGGCTGTTCCCGGCGTTCAAGAAGATGGGGCGGATCCTGCGGATGCGGTTCTGA
- a CDS encoding FadR/GntR family transcriptional regulator, which yields MADDEREQVWSATVDHLRTMIDSGRLPAGSRLPAERALCEQLGISRGSLRQALRVLDSIGYVQVRPGSGTYVRENLGEQPLRGWFSEHEQLVEKLFDLRTTVEPTLAERLALEHTPRVLARLESTVDEMDQAAADGDMLRVIAADAEFHRVIAGNAGNDDVTDLLRSVLSLVGEERRAALRLPGQIRKAVDEHRAILEAIRRSDAAAAREITLRHLLDAKTYVHDYTSGD from the coding sequence GTGGCCGACGACGAGCGCGAACAGGTGTGGAGTGCGACCGTCGATCATCTGCGCACGATGATCGACTCGGGCAGGCTCCCCGCCGGGTCGAGACTGCCCGCCGAACGGGCGCTCTGCGAGCAGCTCGGGATCAGCCGCGGTTCGCTGCGGCAGGCGTTGCGGGTGCTGGACTCCATCGGTTACGTGCAGGTGCGGCCGGGTTCGGGCACCTACGTCCGCGAGAACCTCGGCGAACAGCCGCTGCGCGGGTGGTTCTCCGAACACGAGCAACTGGTCGAGAAGCTCTTCGACCTGCGGACCACCGTCGAGCCGACGCTCGCCGAGCGGCTCGCGCTCGAGCACACGCCGCGGGTGCTCGCCCGGCTGGAAAGCACCGTCGACGAGATGGACCAGGCCGCCGCCGACGGCGACATGCTGCGCGTGATCGCGGCCGACGCCGAATTCCACCGGGTGATCGCGGGCAACGCCGGCAACGACGACGTCACCGATCTGCTGCGTTCGGTGCTCTCGCTGGTCGGCGAGGAGCGGCGGGCGGCGCTGCGGCTTCCGGGGCAGATCCGCAAGGCCGTCGACGAACATCGCGCGATCCTCGAAGCGATCCGCCGGTCGGACGCGGCGGCCGCGCGGGAGATCACCTTGCGGCATCTGCTCGACGCCAAGACCTACGTCCACGACTACACGTCCGGGGATTAA